Part of the Desulfolutivibrio sulfoxidireducens genome is shown below.
GTCCCGAAGGCCACCATCACCGGCCGGCCATGCGGGCAATAGTCCCTGTCCGGGCACTCCCGCCAGGCCGAGAGAAGCGCCAGGGCCTCGTCGGGGGCGAGTTTCGTTCCGGCCTTGATGGCCGTCTTGCAGGACATGAGAATCCACAAGTCTTCGATCTTTTTGGCCTGCCCGGACAGGGCCGCGCGCAGGTAGTCCGCGGCCTCGCCCGTGGAGAGCCCGGGAGGGATGCCTTTTATCCCAAGCACCCCGGGACGGGCGTTTTCCAGTTCGAATCCCACGGCGCGCAGATCGTCCCACATTTTTTCCAGTCCGGCCTGTTCGGATTTGTGCAGGGCAAGCTGCATGGCAATGCCCAGGGGCCGCGAATGGCCGCGTTTCCCGGCCCGCAGCATGGCCGCGAAAAGCACCCGCTCGTGGGCCGCGTGCTGGTCCACCAGGGCCAGGGTCTCCCGGTTGATCCGCACGATCAGGTAGGTGTCCGCGAACTGGCCCAGGTATTCCATCATCTCGCCGCCGTATCCCGGTTTCGTGTCGGACAGAACTCCGGCCGGGGTCGAGGCGTCACGGACGGCGTGGGGGGCCGGTGTGGGCAGGGGGGGCACGGCGGATGGTCCGGGTCGCCCCAAAAGTTCCTGGCGTTCGAGCCGGGCGCGCGGTTCGTCGCGAGAGGACGTTTCCGGTTCGGGCCAGGCGTTGTCCACTTCCTGAACGCGGGTGTTCCGGGCGGCCGCATCGGCCCGGTTGGCCATGGCCGGCGGGTCCACGTTGCGCGCAACGCCCGGGGAAAAGGTCCCGGCAAAACGTCCGCCTTCGCGGGCAAGGGGTGGTCCGGACAGGGAGGACGCCGGGTCGGGCGGGAACGAATCCGGCTCGGAAAAGGGAGTCGGGCCGGAGTAGGGGGGCCGACCGGAGGCCTCCCGGTCCTGTTCCTCGATGTGGGCCTTGAAATCCCGGTAGCCCGGATATTTCTCCCCCGCGCCCACCCCGGAGAGCCAGGGCTCGGGCGCGGGCACGGTGCGCATCACGCTGGCCCTGTCCAGGGCCTCGGTTACCGCCCGGCGCACCAGGATGAACAGCCGCGATTCCTCGC
Proteins encoded:
- the mutL gene encoding DNA mismatch repair endonuclease MutL; this encodes MNSDDSSSPRPAASRPIRILPPELQNQIAAGEVVERPASVLKELVENSLDAGATRIEVTVEGGGRGLIQVQDNGFGMTPAELALAVTRHATSKIASLAELSSIASFGFRGEALPSIASVSLFRCASACEGYDEAAMIEVVNGRITDQGPAAMTRGTKIEVRDLFAGVPARLKFLKSEATETKLCVETLCRLALARLDVAFKLSCGGRTVHRFPAGQTLAARLSGMWPPAVTEDLIEVSLEHDGHRVTGLAGRPLKAQARADRMLFFVNGRHVRDRVLLSAVREAYKGRLLSREYPQAVIFVSMPPEDVDVNVHPAKTEVRFREESRLFILVRRAVTEALDRASVMRTVPAPEPWLSGVGAGEKYPGYRDFKAHIEEQDREASGRPPYSGPTPFSEPDSFPPDPASSLSGPPLAREGGRFAGTFSPGVARNVDPPAMANRADAAARNTRVQEVDNAWPEPETSSRDEPRARLERQELLGRPGPSAVPPLPTPAPHAVRDASTPAGVLSDTKPGYGGEMMEYLGQFADTYLIVRINRETLALVDQHAAHERVLFAAMLRAGKRGHSRPLGIAMQLALHKSEQAGLEKMWDDLRAVGFELENARPGVLGIKGIPPGLSTGEAADYLRAALSGQAKKIEDLWILMSCKTAIKAGTKLAPDEALALLSAWRECPDRDYCPHGRPVMVAFGTSELERLFKRKK